AAAAAAGAGGGGCCAGGCTTCACGGGTTTCTAGAACCTGCTGTGGCAAGGTAAGCTAACATGAACTCTGAAGAGAAATTTGGTCAACATTGCTAAGGACAAAGGCGTCTACAATGTCAATTTGAGAGACTACCAGTATAATATGACACAGTTAAGTTATAACCTAAGTTATTAAAGTATCTTACAAGCATCAAATTAAAAATAGCTTCCATTAGTAAAGAAATTAAGAACTCACCTTAATACTGTTATTGATTGTAGGGACAGGAGAGTAGTTTCGTACCTGCCAGAAAAGTAGGAAAACGGATCATTATTCTGAAAAAATTAACTATGCAATCTGATGTAACAcatgaaaattaaaaaaaatctattgtCTCAAATGGGTTAGTTCATGTCAATGATGGAAAAATTGAATGGAGTACAGtgataaatatataaaaaatctGGTGAAATTGTTCCAAAATACTATAAAATCTATGGTTCTATAGCTTTCATGTAGGTAGTATAAATATAATGGTGGTTATCAACTTACACAGAAATCCCGGTATTCCACTATATTCCCAACATAGTTTCTGCCAATAGTCACCTTCAAAATGTACCTGAAAGCGCATCAAGGGTACATTATTGTTCTTTACGGGTGCTTTACTATATATGTTAACCAGCATATGAATATTTCAGTCTTATCATGAACTTGCATGACATTTCAAACAAGTGAAATGCCGTAAGATGCGCTCAAGTGCACACGTTATGGTTAACATTTGATTGACCATTGATTTTGCTCAAGCCAAATGGAAATGCAAGAATTTAGGAAATATGACAGTTTACTCTCAAATTTAGTGGCTAAAATAATGAGAGAAGGTTATACTTGTACTTTGTTATAGCCTAAAATCTTTCACAGGAAGATATATGTGCTAAAACAGTGAGCTAATCATGCATCCTTATCATACAGAGAGGCAAACTGTATTCCCAACTACAGAAATGATATAATCCTATGCCAAGCCTATAAAGGCAGTTAAAGATGTCGTAAACATCATATTTATTTGAAGCTTCCATGTATTCCAATTCATACAATAAAAATAAGATATCAGAAATTGTGACACAAGGTTGCAAATCCCAATCCTACTAGTAACTGGTCTTCCAGTGGGTACTGTGAAAATAAATCTTGGCATTGAAATATTCAATCTAAATTTATAAAACTGAATTTAAGTGATTAACAGTATTTACCCAGAGCCAATTTGCAAGTACAATTAAATTCGACATTTCAAGCTGTGGGCGAATATAAACCATGACCAAGGAGTTTTCGCAGAACCGAAATTTAGAACTATAATGGCAGTAAAAATTTAAATATGCAAAACAAACATAATAAGAGTGCTGATCTAAATCATAGCATTTTCTTACCTCAGTCTGACATTTGTCCCATTGTAAGACTCATATGGCATTTCAACAGTCGAAAACTCAAATGGATATGTCTTTCGTTCATAGATTTCACCAGGAACATCTAACTCACGTACTGCACAGTTGAACAGTGCATTTCAAGTTATAATAGCTTCTCATCATAATAATGTGTATGAAGAGAAACCATAAGTAATAATAACTTGACCAACTCATTACTAGCAGAACAACAAGTTCAGGAGATCCTATTGGCACAACTTAGTTACTAACATATGCTTCTAGTCTAGCCAGGTGATTTATTTTACATCGGCAGTCTAACTAAAAGAAAAGAGTAGGCAAACAGTAAGGGGAACTGACATCTGAGTTGATAAGTATAAAAATAGCCAAATATGGTACAACAAACCACAATTTGTTTAAAGAAAGAGCAATTAGAACAGTTGTGTATTTTGGTTTTAGTTTCGAGCTTGCATTTATAATGCCTTTCTGTTACGTGTGTTCTTGGTCTTCCTTGGGGTGTTTACTGACTGAGACTTATTCCATGAGGTTAAGGCGAGGCCTGGTAAATGGTAATACCAGGCTCAGTGGTTTTCGTTTGTTTTTCATGTTGTCTTCGTAAACCTTGATCCATAAAGCTACACTTtgctttattctttttattaacAAATCGCAGGTTTAACCATTTGAATAACATACCAAGATAATGGTATGGTAAAATTTGAATACTATCATGCTGGGAAACTAAGGATGACAAAAAGAGAATTCAGCAGGGATAATGATTATTAACTTTTTCTTTCTCAGACAGGCAGGGCTtgcatatcattatattaaTAATTACTAACTAGCCAATGTTCTCAGACTTCTAATATTAAAGACAAGTCCAGACATTGCACAAATCCACTGTAGGAGGTACTGGCATATCATGCACCAGAAGCTCACCTAATGAAGTGAAGTCATAGAAGTTCCCTCGGTCAAAATACAGCTCTGTAAAGAAATAGTCACCCATCGTAAATATCAGGATCTAGGAGGACCAAAAGTAGAAACAGTAGACGGGAATAATTTCTTAAATTGACAGTGGAAATTTTATATTTATCCAGGACATAAGTCATATTCATGCAGAGCATGAAGTTGGCGTTTAATGCGGAATATATCAATTACAATTGGAGATTGTAACTGGCCATGTAAACAAAACTGTATAGCGCAACATTTCAGCAACAATAAATATAACAGTAACCAGTGggtgcagaaaaaaaaatcagaaacaacAACCATCTTAGAGCAACATAGCAAAAATGGATATGCACTATAGTTAGTGTGAAGAATCATAAGAAAGAACATCTTAATAGCATGACAAAATGCAATAAATCAATAAAAAGAAACTAGTTGTTCGTGAAGACATCAAACAAAGATAACTATCCGTCTTCACATAACCTAAGCAGCAGTGGAATTGAGTAACAGTGTCGATGGCATCTCCAGAAGCAAAACTGTTGTTTACTTGCTTCGTAATTAACTTGCTGCAGGAACCGACAGAACAAGCAGCAGCCAAGGGTAAGATAGCATACCTATTTGGCCCAGCAACTCAATCTTGACACCCATGTGTTCAATCCTTTTACCTGGGACTGGTGCTATTGATACCTGAAAGCCATTACACCTGAACTGAATACTAGGCTCAACCCAAGCAAGGTAGATAAGAATAAGGAAACAGGGAAATCATACTTCTCCAGATATTGTTTCCAGGCTCTGGAAAACCGGGACCATTGCTGTCTTCCCATTGTCCTTCTTAATTGAAACCTTTGAAATGACAACATCAGAAACCAACCGTTTGTAAGCTGTAAGCAGAACTCAAGTTTGAAACCCAACTGGCAGCAACATGAGGTTATCAAGAACTGTACCTGCTTCCTGGTCCTTCCATCAGAGAATGTAATCGAGATGTCACATGGTGGCTTGAATGCTCCAATGATATAATTCTGATTTCATATACCCATAGAATTCCATTAGCCCTATGGTACATCACGAAAAACCCGTACCCAATACTTCCACATTGGAAGAAGATTAAGAGCTAGAATCTCTATATGCAGGGC
This sequence is a window from Setaria italica strain Yugu1 chromosome III, Setaria_italica_v2.0, whole genome shotgun sequence. Protein-coding genes within it:
- the LOC101775782 gene encoding vacuolar protein sorting-associated protein 26A translates to MNYIIGAFKPPCDISITFSDGRTRKQVSIKKDNGKTAMVPVFQSLETISGEVSIAPVPGKRIEHMGVKIELLGQIELYFDRGNFYDFTSLVRELDVPGEIYERKTYPFEFSTVEMPYESYNGTNVRLRYILKVTIGRNYVGNIVEYRDFCVRNYSPVPTINNSIKMEVGIEDCLHIEFEYSKSKYHLNDVIIGKIYFLLVRIKIKNMELEIRRRESTGSGSNTYVETETLAKFELMDGAPVRGESIPVRLFLTPYELTPTYRNINNKFSVKYYLNLVLVDEEDRRYFKQQEITMYRLLESAPAS